A stretch of DNA from Pasteurellaceae bacterium RH1A:
GGCAAAGGGAATGGCCAGCTCTTTGAGGGCCAGTTCCAAACGCATATTGCTCATCAGGGTGCCGACCACACCGCCCTTGAGTTTTCCTGCACGCAAGGCTTCACGGGCAATGATAAAGATAATTTGGTCGCCGTCCACCTTGTTGCCCAGGTGATCGACCATAATCAAACGGTCGCCATCGCCATCATAGGCCAGGCCGACATTTGCCCCCACTTCGACAACCTTTTCCTGCAAGGCCTTGATGTCGGTTGCCCCCACGCCTGCGTTGATGTTAAGGCCGTTTGGCTTGGTGCCGATTTCAATCACCTCAGCCCCTAATTCCCGCATCACATTTGGTGCGATATGGTAGGTTGCCCCGTGGGCGCAATCGACTACGATTTTATAGCCTTCAAGGCTGAGTTCAGAAGGGAAGGTGCTTTTACAAAATTCGATATAACGGCCGGCAGCATCGTTAATCCGGCTGGCGATCCCAAGTTTAGCCGAATCCACGCAGTCCATAGGTTGATCCAGCATGGCCTCGATGGCCTCTTCCACTTCATCAGGCAATTTTTCGCCATTTGAGGAGAAGAACTTGATGCCGTTGTCATCATAAGGGTTGTGGGAGGCGGAAATCACAATGCCGGCTTCAGCTCGGAAAGTGCGGGTTAAATAGGCAATAGCCGGGGTTGGCATGGGGCCTGTGAAGGCAACCGACAGGCCTGCGGCGGCCAAGCCTGCCTCAAGGGCAGACTCAAGCATATAGCCTGAAATCCGAGTGTCCTTACCAATTAAGACCTTTTGCGAACCTTGGGTTGCTAGCACCTTGCCTGCTGCCCAGCCCAATTTGAGGGCGAAATCTGGAGTAATTGGGTATTGACCCACCTTGCCACGCACACCATCGGTGCCGAAATATTTACGTTCTGCCATACTTTTAGCTCTAATTAAAAAAATTGTGCCTATTCTACCAAAAGCCAGCCAACAAATAACCCTCTTTTTCACTCTTTTTAAGGAGTTACAAGCGGGCAAAATCTGCCTAAAATGTGCAAATTTAAGCCATCAAGGAAGCCTATGAACCCCATCCCAGCCCTTATCCAAGATTTCTTGCATAAACATCATGTGGTCAGCCTGGCCACCTATGCCAACCATCAAGTTTGGGCAGCCAGTTGTTTTTATGTTTTTGATGAAGCCAATCAGCGCCTTTTAATCATGACCGCCAAGAAAACCCTGCACGCCCAAAATATGCTAGCCAACCCCGAAATTGCCGGCACCATCGCAGGCCAGCCCAAAAAATTTGGCGAGATTGCGGGCCTGCAATTTTCCGCCCTGGCCGAATGTTTGGAAGAGCCAACAGCCCGCCAAGCCGCCCTTGACTTATACAGCGCCAAGCACCCCATTGCCAAACTGGCCAAGTTCGCCAGCACAGAAATTTGGGCCTTGCATTTAACCAAACTCAAGCACACCGAAAATAAAACCGTCTTTTCACAAAAAACCGTTTGGGAGCGGAGCTAGGGCTTCCAGAAAGCTCGAAATATAGTGTATAATCATACAGTTTATATTTAATGGAAGCCCAACCCTATGGAACTAGCCCACTGGCCCTATGTTGCCCTGGCAGCGGCCCTGCTGCTGATTATCTACCTCTTTTTTGTTCAAGCCCGTTATCAGCGAGATGTGGCGGAATTAAGCCAAGATCTGGACAAATTGTCGCAAGATCAGGCCCGTTTAAGCCAGGC
This window harbors:
- a CDS encoding phosphoglucosamine mutase encodes the protein MAERKYFGTDGVRGKVGQYPITPDFALKLGWAAGKVLATQGSQKVLIGKDTRISGYMLESALEAGLAAAGLSVAFTGPMPTPAIAYLTRTFRAEAGIVISASHNPYDDNGIKFFSSNGEKLPDEVEEAIEAMLDQPMDCVDSAKLGIASRINDAAGRYIEFCKSTFPSELSLEGYKIVVDCAHGATYHIAPNVMRELGAEVIEIGTKPNGLNINAGVGATDIKALQEKVVEVGANVGLAYDGDGDRLIMVDHLGNKVDGDQIIFIIAREALRAGKLKGGVVGTLMSNMRLELALKELAIPFARANVGDRYVLEQLKARGWKLGAENSGHIILLDKNTTGDGIVASLEVLSAMVNSGLSLHELAKAVTLFPQVLLNVRFAGGANPLESEEVKALAASVEARLAGKGRILLRKSGTEPLIRVMVECEDAALAQSAAEEIVEAVKRN